Proteins found in one Thermaerobacter subterraneus DSM 13965 genomic segment:
- a CDS encoding acyl-CoA dehydrogenase, which translates to MGSPPFLLDPTYEEIRAAVREFAQRELAPRAAAYDESGEFPWENVRRLAEHGYLGMMIPEAYGGGGMDTLAHAICLEEVARACAATAVVMDVHNSLVGELINRWAGEAMKARWLPVLARAERLGAFCLTEPDAGSDAAALKTTAVRDGEHYVLNGRKTFISNGGVADLYVVFAVTDPAAGSRGISAFLVEKGTPGLSFGKPFKKMGIRASATTDVILEQVRVPAENLIGREGQGYKIALATLDNGRVGIGAQAVGIAQAALDRAVAYAGQRRQFGRPIGSFQGIQFKLADMATQVEAARLLVYRAAVLYDQSVHTGRRASKEIAMAKLFASEVAMKVTTEAVQIHGGYGYLQDFEVERLMRDAKITQIYEGTSEVQRMVIARALLAEAGQAVEALA; encoded by the coding sequence ATGGGGAGCCCTCCTTTTCTGCTGGATCCGACCTATGAGGAGATCCGCGCGGCGGTGCGGGAGTTCGCCCAGCGGGAGCTGGCGCCCCGGGCCGCCGCCTACGACGAGTCCGGCGAGTTTCCGTGGGAAAACGTGCGCCGGCTGGCGGAGCATGGCTATCTCGGCATGATGATCCCCGAGGCCTATGGGGGCGGGGGCATGGACACCCTGGCCCACGCCATCTGCCTGGAGGAGGTGGCGCGGGCCTGTGCGGCGACGGCCGTGGTGATGGACGTCCACAACAGCCTGGTGGGCGAGCTGATCAACCGCTGGGCCGGCGAGGCGATGAAGGCCCGCTGGCTGCCCGTCCTGGCCCGGGCCGAACGGCTGGGGGCCTTCTGCCTGACGGAGCCCGACGCGGGGTCGGACGCCGCCGCCCTCAAGACCACGGCGGTCCGGGACGGGGAGCACTACGTGCTGAACGGGCGCAAGACCTTCATCTCCAACGGCGGCGTGGCCGACCTGTACGTGGTCTTTGCCGTCACCGACCCGGCGGCCGGCTCCCGGGGCATCAGTGCCTTCCTGGTGGAGAAGGGCACGCCCGGCCTCTCCTTCGGCAAGCCTTTCAAGAAGATGGGCATCCGCGCCTCGGCCACCACCGACGTGATCCTGGAGCAGGTCCGGGTGCCCGCCGAGAACCTGATCGGCCGCGAGGGGCAGGGGTACAAGATCGCCCTGGCCACCCTGGACAACGGCCGGGTGGGCATCGGTGCCCAGGCGGTGGGCATCGCCCAGGCGGCCCTGGACCGGGCGGTGGCCTACGCCGGCCAGCGGCGCCAGTTCGGACGTCCCATCGGCAGCTTCCAGGGCATCCAGTTCAAGCTGGCCGACATGGCGACCCAGGTGGAGGCGGCCCGGCTGCTGGTCTACCGGGCAGCCGTGCTCTACGACCAGAGCGTCCACACGGGCCGGCGGGCCAGCAAGGAGATCGCCATGGCGAAGCTCTTCGCCTCGGAGGTGGCCATGAAGGTGACCACCGAGGCGGTCCAGATCCACGGCGGCTACGGCTATCTGCAGGACTTCGAGGTCGAGCGCCTGATGCGGGACGCCAAGATCACCCAGATCTACGAGGGAACCTCCGAGGTCCAGCGCATGGTCATCGCCCGGGCCCTCCTGGCGGAAGCGGGCCAGGCGGTGGAAGCCCTGGCATGA
- a CDS encoding MFS transporter, translating into MKSYGFFEMLQRFHAYRRYWLAMAVSWAGDRFSAVALATLVLDRFPHQPMAIGIVLMMQHLPQAVFGLLAGALADRWPRRRVMVASDLVRAAVVLLVPFADQLWQVYLAALALGTASTFFFPAWRSTLPAVVSRDALLEANAYHSATRSFVDILAPVGATALIAAGRALHPVLYMAPAFWLDSLSYLISAWQLAGLALDERARAGRAPARGAAGVWQDVVAGLRYHRQNRTVWALLLLMGSFAWGANGANALMQKAVPALLQVPPERWGVLLAAMGAGMIAGNAVVARRGKVWPRRVIIGTGYLGAWLALVILAGTRDFEVAMVAYVLMGVSNAAFLAPQVAWVQEATDPAYLGRVEATRNALIYVGMTASPLLAGWLEQALGSLPGAMWGISVLFLVPAVLSFVHPALRQPPAPVPARAASGA; encoded by the coding sequence GTGAAGTCGTACGGTTTCTTTGAGATGCTCCAGCGGTTCCACGCCTACCGCCGCTACTGGCTGGCCATGGCCGTGTCCTGGGCGGGCGACCGGTTCAGCGCCGTGGCCCTGGCCACGCTGGTGCTGGACCGCTTTCCGCACCAGCCCATGGCCATCGGCATCGTGCTGATGATGCAGCACTTGCCCCAGGCGGTCTTCGGCTTGCTGGCGGGCGCCCTGGCCGACCGCTGGCCGCGCCGGCGGGTCATGGTGGCCAGCGACCTGGTGCGCGCCGCCGTGGTGCTCCTGGTGCCCTTTGCAGACCAGCTGTGGCAGGTGTATCTGGCCGCCCTGGCCCTGGGCACGGCCAGCACCTTCTTCTTCCCGGCCTGGCGCAGCACGTTGCCCGCGGTGGTCAGCCGCGACGCGCTCTTGGAGGCCAACGCCTACCATTCGGCGACCCGCTCCTTCGTGGACATCCTGGCGCCGGTGGGCGCCACGGCCCTGATTGCGGCGGGGCGCGCCCTTCATCCCGTGCTGTACATGGCGCCGGCCTTCTGGCTGGACAGCCTGTCGTACCTCATCTCGGCGTGGCAGCTGGCCGGCCTGGCCCTGGATGAGAGGGCCCGAGCCGGGCGGGCTCCGGCCCGGGGGGCGGCCGGCGTCTGGCAGGACGTGGTGGCGGGACTGCGCTACCACCGCCAGAACCGGACGGTGTGGGCCCTGCTGCTGCTGATGGGCAGCTTCGCCTGGGGCGCCAACGGTGCCAACGCCCTGATGCAGAAAGCCGTGCCGGCCCTGCTCCAGGTGCCTCCCGAGCGCTGGGGGGTGCTGCTGGCCGCCATGGGTGCCGGCATGATCGCCGGGAATGCCGTGGTGGCCCGGCGCGGCAAGGTCTGGCCGCGCCGCGTCATCATCGGCACGGGCTACCTGGGGGCCTGGCTGGCCCTGGTGATCCTGGCGGGGACCCGGGATTTCGAGGTCGCCATGGTGGCCTACGTCCTGATGGGCGTGAGCAACGCCGCCTTCCTGGCCCCCCAGGTGGCCTGGGTGCAGGAGGCCACCGACCCGGCCTACCTGGGGCGGGTCGAGGCCACGCGCAACGCCCTGATCTACGTGGGCATGACGGCCAGCCCGCTGCTGGCGGGCTGGCTGGAGCAGGCCCTGGGCTCCCTGCCGGGCGCCATGTGGGGGATCTCGGTGCTCTTCCTGGTACCGGCGGTCCTCTCCTTCGTGCACCCCGCCCTGCGGCAGCCGCCCGCGCCGGTGCCGGCCCGTGCGGCCAGCGGGGCTTGA
- a CDS encoding NUDIX hydrolase, translating to MIERQAAGGVVYRRAGAPAGAGGAPGPDAPGPGSSGERDRRPEPAVEVLMILDAYGHWALPKGGIEAGETPEAAALREIREETGIVGALETRLPPVRYRFRDGDEDVDKTVHYFLVRALNHGIRVQREELRDAQWLPLDEAIRRCTYENLVPTLEAARRELSARPSEPEAPARVKAPGPADAPAGAAAAGAPPEAAALSPEEGTQGDRQAGSGAPADAETAGAGAGGGSAEGPAAPEGLPAARTGTGPAAAGGGESEQVGAGGAALPGSGLQG from the coding sequence ATGATCGAACGGCAGGCCGCCGGCGGCGTGGTGTACCGGCGTGCCGGTGCCCCCGCAGGCGCCGGCGGAGCGCCGGGGCCGGATGCGCCCGGACCGGGTTCGTCCGGTGAAAGGGACCGCCGGCCCGAGCCGGCCGTAGAGGTCCTCATGATCCTCGACGCTTACGGTCACTGGGCCTTGCCCAAGGGCGGCATCGAAGCGGGCGAGACACCGGAAGCGGCCGCCTTGCGGGAGATCCGGGAGGAAACGGGAATCGTCGGGGCCCTGGAGACGCGCCTGCCGCCGGTGCGCTATCGCTTCCGCGACGGCGATGAGGACGTGGACAAGACGGTCCACTACTTTCTCGTGAGGGCGCTGAACCACGGCATCCGGGTGCAGCGGGAGGAACTGCGGGACGCCCAGTGGCTGCCGCTGGACGAGGCCATCCGCCGCTGCACGTACGAAAACCTGGTGCCCACCCTGGAGGCGGCGCGCCGGGAGCTGAGCGCGCGCCCGTCGGAACCGGAGGCGCCGGCCCGGGTGAAGGCGCCCGGCCCGGCGGATGCCCCTGCAGGCGCGGCTGCGGCCGGGGCTCCGCCGGAGGCCGCGGCCCTCTCCCCCGAGGAAGGCACCCAGGGGGACCGCCAGGCAGGATCCGGCGCGCCGGCGGATGCCGAGACGGCGGGGGCGGGCGCCGGAGGAGGCTCCGCGGAAGGACCTGCCGCACCGGAAGGCTTGCCTGCGGCCCGGACCGGCACCGGACCGGCCGCCGCGGGCGGCGGCGAGAGCGAGCAGGTGGGAGCGGGCGGTGCCGCCCTTCCGGGCAGCGGGCTCCAGGGATAG
- the selB gene encoding selenocysteine-specific translation elongation factor — protein sequence MIPTAEPHAGPSGGLLPFVIGTAGHVDHGKTTLVRALTGVDTDRLQEEKRRGISIDLGFAPFRLPGGRPAAIVDVPGHERFIHNMVAGVHGMDLVLLVVAADEGVMPQTVEHLDILELLGVRHGLIAMTKVDTVDDPAWLDLVEEDIRAALRGTFLEGAPLVRVAPPAGTGLDRLLAALEEAAARVPVRDAGGLPRLPIDRVFTVTGFGTVVTGTLVSGTLEAGQRVVIEPGGREARIRQLQVHGRAVERAVAGQRVAVNLAGVDHHHLQRGQVVLQPGTLAATTWLAGRARWLPRAPWPLRHQERVRVHAGAAEVLGRVRLLEPARPWAPGEEGWVAIRLEAPLVVAPGDRFLLRTYSPPHTAGGGIVADTGRPWTRRQRPARWLDAFLADEPARALAARLAWAGRPVTVAGLARETGQPVPRVEAWLQAARRAGEARSLGQGVWIDPAALDRLAGRLAEVLHAYHQEHPLDRGMRRDALLHALQAGGDPAAGQALLEHWLAEGRLALDEDRFHRPGWRPGGDPGVEARLERLEAVYREAHLAPPDRPEAAAAAAGLPEQEVAALLALLEHRGRLVRVAPGLWLTPAALADARNRLADLQQRVGPFTVAEARDALGVTRKWALPLLEYFDRRRWTRRDGDRRQLLVGPADEDGGGPVPARVPPGTGGQRDPSPNRGLNR from the coding sequence ATGATCCCGACCGCTGAACCCCACGCCGGGCCGTCCGGCGGGCTGTTGCCCTTCGTCATCGGCACGGCCGGCCACGTGGACCACGGCAAGACCACCCTGGTCCGCGCCCTCACCGGGGTGGACACCGACCGCCTCCAGGAGGAGAAGCGGCGCGGCATTTCCATCGATCTGGGCTTCGCGCCCTTCCGGTTGCCCGGCGGCCGGCCTGCGGCCATCGTCGACGTGCCCGGCCATGAGCGCTTCATCCACAACATGGTGGCCGGCGTGCACGGCATGGACCTGGTGCTGCTGGTGGTGGCCGCCGACGAGGGGGTCATGCCCCAGACCGTCGAGCACCTGGACATCCTCGAACTCCTGGGCGTGCGCCACGGGCTCATCGCCATGACGAAGGTTGACACCGTGGACGACCCTGCCTGGCTCGACCTGGTGGAGGAGGACATCCGGGCGGCCCTGCGGGGGACGTTCCTGGAGGGGGCGCCGCTGGTGCGGGTCGCACCGCCGGCCGGCACCGGTCTGGACCGGCTCCTGGCGGCGCTGGAGGAGGCGGCGGCCCGCGTTCCCGTTAGGGATGCCGGCGGCTTGCCGCGCCTTCCCATCGACAGGGTCTTCACCGTCACCGGCTTCGGGACGGTGGTCACGGGCACGCTGGTCTCCGGCACCTTGGAGGCCGGCCAGCGGGTGGTCATCGAACCGGGCGGCCGGGAGGCGCGCATCCGCCAGCTGCAGGTGCACGGCCGGGCGGTGGAACGAGCGGTCGCCGGGCAGCGGGTGGCCGTCAACCTGGCCGGGGTCGACCACCACCACCTGCAGCGCGGCCAGGTGGTCCTGCAACCCGGTACGCTGGCCGCCACCACATGGCTGGCGGGGCGCGCCCGGTGGCTGCCCCGGGCACCCTGGCCCCTGCGCCACCAGGAACGGGTACGGGTCCACGCCGGTGCAGCCGAGGTCCTGGGCCGCGTGCGCCTGCTGGAGCCCGCCCGTCCCTGGGCGCCGGGCGAGGAAGGCTGGGTGGCGATCCGGCTGGAGGCGCCCCTGGTGGTGGCCCCGGGCGACCGCTTCCTCCTGCGCACCTACTCTCCCCCGCACACCGCGGGCGGCGGCATCGTGGCCGACACCGGCCGGCCATGGACCCGGCGCCAGCGCCCGGCCCGCTGGCTCGACGCCTTTCTTGCGGACGAACCGGCCCGCGCCCTGGCCGCCCGGCTGGCCTGGGCCGGGCGCCCCGTGACGGTGGCGGGCCTGGCCCGCGAAACCGGCCAGCCGGTACCCCGGGTGGAAGCCTGGCTGCAGGCCGCCCGGCGGGCCGGCGAGGCGCGCTCCCTGGGGCAGGGGGTCTGGATCGACCCGGCCGCCCTGGACCGCCTGGCGGGCCGGCTGGCGGAGGTGCTGCATGCCTATCACCAGGAGCATCCCCTGGACCGGGGCATGCGGCGGGATGCCCTGCTCCACGCCCTGCAGGCCGGAGGCGATCCCGCTGCCGGCCAGGCGCTGCTGGAACACTGGCTGGCGGAGGGCCGCCTGGCCCTCGACGAGGACCGGTTCCACCGGCCCGGCTGGCGACCCGGTGGCGACCCCGGCGTAGAAGCCCGGCTGGAGCGCCTGGAGGCCGTGTACCGCGAGGCGCACCTGGCGCCGCCTGACCGGCCGGAGGCCGCGGCGGCCGCCGCGGGGCTTCCGGAGCAAGAGGTGGCGGCCCTGCTGGCCCTGCTGGAGCACCGCGGCCGGCTGGTGCGCGTGGCGCCCGGACTCTGGCTCACGCCCGCGGCCCTTGCCGATGCCCGGAACCGCCTGGCGGATCTGCAGCAGCGGGTGGGCCCGTTCACCGTGGCGGAGGCGCGGGATGCCCTGGGCGTGACCCGCAAGTGGGCATTGCCGCTGCTGGAGTACTTCGACCGGCGGCGCTGGACCCGGAGGGACGGCGACCGCCGCCAGCTGCTGGTCGGGCCCGCCGACGAGGACGGAGGCGGCCCGGTCCCGGCGCGGGTGCCGCCAGGGACGGGAGGCCAGCGGGATCCCTCCCCAAATCGGGGCCTGAACAGGTAG
- the meaB gene encoding methylmalonyl Co-A mutase-associated GTPase MeaB has translation MTRAARPDQLAEGVLAGDRRALARAITWVENRHPGADELLRRIYPHTGRAHVVGLTGAPGVGKSTLAAALARHLRDTGQRVGLVAVDPSSPFTGGALLGDRIRFSHGPVDDGVFFRSLASRGQVGGLSRATGDVIHLLDAAGMDTVLVETVGAGQSEVEIMRYAHTVVVVLAPGLGDDVQAAKAGILEAGDILVVNKADQPGASRTVQELRQMLDLGAPRDPGWKPPVLEAAATAGTGVDELVRTLRRHREHLESTAAGALRHRWQAEEALRQQVLARLWERLKAGGRWDELARAVAGRQLSPGEAAERLLAFLRQEPARPGPAPPGATPDALRFHGT, from the coding sequence GTGACCCGGGCCGCCCGGCCCGACCAGCTGGCCGAGGGGGTGCTGGCAGGGGACCGGCGCGCCCTGGCCCGGGCCATCACCTGGGTCGAGAACCGCCACCCTGGCGCCGACGAGCTGCTGCGGCGGATCTATCCCCACACGGGCCGGGCCCATGTGGTGGGGCTGACGGGCGCGCCGGGGGTGGGGAAGAGCACCCTGGCCGCCGCCCTGGCGCGGCACCTGCGGGACACCGGCCAGCGGGTGGGGCTGGTGGCGGTTGACCCCTCCAGCCCTTTCACCGGCGGCGCCCTGCTGGGCGACCGCATCCGCTTCAGCCACGGGCCCGTGGATGACGGCGTGTTCTTCCGCAGCCTGGCCTCCCGGGGCCAGGTGGGGGGTCTCTCCCGGGCCACGGGAGACGTCATCCACCTGCTGGATGCCGCCGGCATGGACACGGTGCTGGTGGAGACGGTGGGAGCCGGCCAGTCGGAAGTGGAGATCATGCGCTATGCCCACACAGTGGTGGTGGTGCTGGCCCCCGGCCTGGGAGACGACGTCCAGGCCGCCAAGGCCGGCATCCTGGAGGCGGGCGACATCCTGGTGGTCAACAAGGCGGACCAGCCCGGCGCGTCCCGCACGGTGCAGGAGTTGCGCCAGATGCTGGACCTGGGAGCGCCCCGGGATCCCGGGTGGAAACCGCCGGTGCTGGAGGCGGCGGCGACCGCCGGGACGGGTGTGGACGAGCTGGTGCGGACCCTAAGGCGGCACCGGGAGCACCTGGAAAGCACGGCAGCGGGCGCTTTGCGCCATCGCTGGCAGGCGGAAGAAGCGCTGCGGCAGCAGGTGCTGGCCCGGCTGTGGGAGCGCCTCAAGGCCGGCGGCCGCTGGGACGAGCTGGCCCGCGCCGTGGCCGGGCGGCAGCTGAGCCCGGGGGAGGCCGCGGAACGGCTGCTGGCATTCCTTCGCCAGGAACCGGCCCGCCCGGGGCCGGCACCTCCGGGAGCGACACCCGACGCCCTTCGGTTCCACGGCACCTGA
- the secD gene encoding protein translocase subunit SecD, which translates to MRARRRWRAVLALVASLAVLGGIAAWTLLEFKLQNRINRGLDLAGGVRVVLQGVDKPGNPVTREKIDDAVEIIRNRVDALGVAEPVIQRQGEDRIVVELAGVDDPQKAIETIGRTARLEFLGPDGSVVVTGDQLVAGGIQVAADQAGRPVVQLQFNAEGTEKFAEATRKFYRQPIFIVLDEQVISSPTVEAVITNGRAEITGIPTFEEAQRLAVALRYGALPVDLQVVENRTVSATLGSDSLQRSVEAMIVGAAAVAAFILVIYRIPGFWAVVALAVYMLITAGALYGLNATLTLPGIAGFVMSLGMAVDANVLIYERIKDELRAGKTIRAALEAGFRNAFSAILDSNLTTLIAAAVLYGLGTGPVRGFAVTLAVGVVASMFTAITLTRFFLRNLVDSELFRQPARLFGVRGEAR; encoded by the coding sequence ATGCGAGCGCGCCGCAGGTGGCGGGCGGTACTGGCCCTGGTCGCCAGCCTGGCGGTCCTGGGCGGTATCGCCGCGTGGACGCTGCTGGAGTTCAAGCTGCAGAACCGCATCAACCGCGGCCTGGATCTGGCCGGCGGGGTGCGGGTGGTGCTGCAGGGCGTGGACAAGCCCGGCAACCCCGTGACCCGCGAGAAGATCGACGACGCGGTGGAGATCATCCGCAACCGGGTGGACGCCCTGGGGGTGGCCGAACCGGTGATCCAGCGCCAGGGCGAGGACCGCATCGTGGTGGAGCTGGCCGGCGTGGACGATCCCCAAAAGGCCATCGAGACCATCGGGCGCACGGCGCGCCTGGAATTCCTCGGTCCCGACGGCAGCGTGGTGGTGACCGGCGACCAGCTGGTGGCCGGGGGCATCCAGGTGGCGGCCGACCAGGCCGGCCGCCCCGTGGTGCAACTGCAGTTCAACGCCGAGGGCACGGAGAAGTTCGCCGAGGCGACCCGCAAGTTCTACCGCCAACCCATCTTCATCGTGCTGGACGAGCAGGTGATCTCCTCGCCCACGGTGGAGGCCGTGATCACCAACGGCCGGGCGGAGATCACCGGCATCCCCACCTTCGAGGAGGCCCAGCGCCTGGCCGTGGCCCTGCGCTACGGCGCCCTGCCCGTCGACCTGCAGGTGGTGGAGAACCGCACCGTGTCGGCCACCCTGGGCAGCGATTCCCTCCAGCGCAGCGTCGAGGCGATGATCGTCGGCGCGGCTGCGGTGGCAGCCTTCATACTGGTGATCTACCGGATCCCCGGCTTCTGGGCGGTGGTGGCGCTGGCCGTCTACATGCTGATCACCGCCGGCGCCCTCTACGGGCTCAACGCCACCCTGACCCTGCCCGGCATCGCCGGGTTCGTCATGTCGCTGGGCATGGCCGTGGACGCCAACGTGCTGATCTACGAGCGCATCAAGGACGAGCTCAGGGCCGGCAAGACCATCCGGGCGGCCCTGGAAGCCGGTTTCCGCAACGCCTTCTCGGCCATCCTGGACTCCAACCTGACCACCCTGATCGCCGCCGCCGTCCTCTACGGCCTGGGAACCGGACCGGTGCGCGGCTTTGCCGTCACCCTGGCCGTCGGCGTGGTGGCCAGCATGTTCACCGCCATCACCCTGACGCGGTTCTTCCTGCGGAACCTGGTGGACTCGGAGCTCTTCCGGCAGCCCGCCCGGCTGTTCGGCGTGAGGGGTGAGGCGCGGTGA
- a CDS encoding TetR/AcrR family transcriptional regulator, producing MSAAAEGGARVRGISSRVHRDASSGAGAAGRIRRAAAGLFLEQGYHATGLRQVAAAAGVAVGTVYAHFPDKPSLLRAVLEEQAARLGRQLARVHLTPGLPAGERWAAFRQVLVEALPWLACEAEAAVETRAAGRAAGRQAAAAGGLPAGWPVTALLVQALARLLEEGARRGEARLLQEGGVPGPGAGPCGSGIGEPGRPGPPARAGGGLPAGPLREAGGLRSDGPGQGGVTADQPAVAATATARAVVAAAVGLWQAGCAGDLDWLWYGLGRPPAGEPAAAAPRVPVSFPSGPGEGPSSPWA from the coding sequence ATGAGCGCGGCTGCAGAGGGCGGCGCCCGGGTCCGGGGGATTTCCTCCCGGGTGCATCGGGACGCTTCTTCGGGGGCCGGTGCCGCCGGCCGCATCCGGCGGGCGGCGGCCGGCCTCTTCCTGGAGCAGGGCTATCACGCCACGGGCCTGCGCCAGGTGGCGGCGGCCGCCGGGGTGGCCGTGGGCACGGTGTACGCCCACTTTCCGGACAAGCCTTCCCTGCTGCGGGCCGTTCTGGAGGAACAGGCCGCCCGCCTGGGGCGCCAGCTGGCACGGGTCCACCTGACCCCGGGCCTTCCCGCCGGGGAGCGCTGGGCAGCCTTCCGGCAGGTGCTGGTGGAAGCCCTGCCCTGGCTGGCCTGCGAAGCGGAAGCGGCCGTCGAAACCCGGGCCGCGGGCCGCGCGGCGGGCCGGCAGGCGGCCGCCGCCGGGGGCCTGCCGGCCGGCTGGCCGGTGACGGCCCTTTTAGTCCAGGCCCTGGCCCGCTTGCTGGAAGAGGGCGCCCGGCGCGGCGAGGCGCGGCTGCTGCAGGAAGGCGGGGTGCCCGGGCCCGGAGCCGGCCCGTGCGGATCCGGGATCGGAGAGCCCGGCAGGCCTGGACCGCCTGCCCGGGCCGGTGGCGGACTCCCGGCTGGTCCGTTGCGGGAGGCCGGAGGCCTGCGGTCGGACGGGCCGGGCCAAGGGGGCGTCACCGCCGACCAGCCCGCGGTGGCCGCCACGGCGACGGCCCGTGCGGTCGTGGCGGCAGCGGTCGGGCTCTGGCAGGCGGGCTGTGCCGGGGACCTGGACTGGCTCTGGTACGGGCTGGGGCGGCCTCCGGCGGGGGAGCCGGCGGCCGCCGCACCTAGAGTCCCCGTGTCATTCCCGTCAGGACCTGGTGAAGGACCCAGTAGTCCGTGGGCGTGA
- the secF gene encoding protein translocase subunit SecF: MKGFSFVRTRGVAFALSLLLLAAGMIAWAVRGLNYNVEFTGGAAWTLRFERPVEAGPVRSVLEEQGLDDAIVQLAEGGKVALVRTPHVDQATQQKVLEALGTQVAPVQLEQFDSISPVIGREIKEKGLLALGLATVGMIVYMTVRFEFWFAVAAILAMLHDVFMVVGLFALLQWQVDSSFIAAVLTVFGYSINDTVVVFDRIRENLRLRRKEPLEELVDRSIRQVLRRSLLTGTTTLMALAAVFAFGGETIRAFAGAMFFGILFGTYSSIFVASPLWYVLRQRAARRQAQARAAG, from the coding sequence GTGAAGGGCTTCTCCTTCGTGCGCACCCGGGGCGTGGCCTTTGCCCTGAGCCTGCTCTTGCTGGCCGCCGGCATGATCGCCTGGGCGGTGCGCGGGCTGAACTACAACGTGGAGTTCACCGGCGGCGCGGCCTGGACCCTGCGCTTCGAGCGGCCGGTAGAAGCGGGCCCGGTGCGGTCGGTGCTGGAGGAACAGGGCCTGGACGACGCCATCGTCCAGCTGGCGGAGGGCGGCAAGGTCGCCCTGGTCCGCACCCCCCACGTGGACCAGGCCACCCAGCAGAAGGTGCTGGAGGCCCTGGGCACGCAGGTGGCACCGGTCCAGCTAGAGCAGTTCGACAGCATCAGCCCGGTGATCGGGCGCGAGATCAAGGAAAAGGGCCTGCTGGCCCTGGGGCTGGCCACCGTCGGGATGATCGTCTACATGACGGTGCGCTTCGAGTTCTGGTTCGCGGTGGCAGCCATCCTGGCCATGCTGCACGACGTGTTCATGGTGGTCGGCCTCTTTGCCCTCCTGCAGTGGCAGGTCGACTCCTCCTTCATCGCCGCCGTCCTGACGGTGTTCGGCTACTCGATCAACGACACCGTGGTGGTCTTCGACCGGATCCGCGAGAACCTGCGGCTGCGGCGGAAGGAGCCCCTGGAGGAGCTGGTCGACCGGTCGATCCGGCAGGTGCTGCGCCGGTCGCTCTTGACCGGCACCACCACCCTGATGGCCCTGGCCGCCGTCTTCGCCTTCGGCGGCGAGACGATCCGGGCCTTCGCGGGCGCCATGTTCTTCGGCATCCTGTTCGGCACCTACTCGTCCATCTTCGTGGCGAGTCCCCTCTGGTACGTCCTGCGCCAGCGCGCGGCCCGGCGGCAGGCCCAGGCGCGGGCGGCGGGGTAG
- a CDS encoding helix-turn-helix domain-containing protein — protein sequence MEVGKRIRDLRRQRGISLRDLARRSGVSKAYLSQLENDPARKPSVDVVLRIAAALEVDLAELVGPATVGDGAGEQAPGAGGPPPGEAGPPPPWEGAARAEVAAAGDRTLAPLSPAPGSSGAPPATGSRAPRPASGFAPGPPQAGHRVPERTPTPEGTPRALDQLPWALRVFWQEHPEVPEEEIRSLATITWKGRRPFTPTDYWVLHQVLTGMTRGL from the coding sequence GTGGAGGTTGGCAAGCGGATCCGGGATCTGCGCCGGCAACGCGGGATCAGCCTGCGCGACCTGGCACGCCGCTCCGGGGTGTCCAAGGCCTACCTGTCCCAGCTGGAGAACGACCCTGCCCGCAAGCCTTCCGTCGACGTGGTGCTGCGCATCGCCGCGGCCCTTGAGGTGGATCTGGCGGAACTGGTAGGACCCGCCACCGTTGGCGATGGCGCCGGTGAGCAGGCGCCCGGGGCTGGTGGACCCCCTCCGGGCGAAGCCGGCCCCCCGCCGCCATGGGAAGGGGCGGCCCGGGCAGAAGTGGCGGCGGCCGGGGATCGCACCCTGGCGCCGCTTTCCCCGGCTCCGGGTTCGTCCGGTGCTCCGCCCGCGACCGGATCCCGTGCGCCGCGGCCAGCCTCCGGGTTCGCGCCCGGCCCCCCGCAGGCCGGCCACAGGGTCCCGGAGCGAACGCCGACCCCGGAGGGAACTCCGAGGGCCCTGGATCAGCTTCCCTGGGCGCTGCGGGTCTTCTGGCAGGAACACCCCGAGGTGCCCGAGGAAGAAATCCGGTCCCTGGCCACCATCACCTGGAAAGGCAGGCGCCCCTTCACGCCCACGGACTACTGGGTCCTTCACCAGGTCCTGACGGGAATGACACGGGGACTCTAG